GCGCGGACGCCGGCCGGGTTGGAGCGGGGCGGAGACAGGAGCGCAGGCCCGGCCGGGGGCCGGGCCGCGCGCGGGGAGCGGAGCGAGCCGCCTTGAATCAGTAGAGAAAGTTGTAACTCAGTCGGCCTGCCGGGGCGTGTGAGGCTCTGTGTGTGGTTTGAAGTCCTGAGCGCAGGACGGAAGTTCGGCCTCTTGGCGGTGTGCCAGTGGCAGGAAGATCACGGGTCGGATCGTCCAGTTGATGCGAGTACGGGCCTGGGTGAGCGTCACTGTGCAGGGCTCGGCGCGTAGGAGTGCCTTCCTCGTGGTGATGCGGCCGTCGTACAGCCACTCCCACGCGTCCTGGGAGGCGTCGGGATCCAGTGCCGGTGAGATCGTGCGCAGTGCGACCGCCACCCATCTGTCGGCCTGTGGTGCCGAGTACGCGTCGAAGGAAGCCCGGAGGGTCGGCAGTGTCTCGGCGGTGAGGTCTTCGGTCCAGCACTCGCACCAGTAGCCGCGCTGCGGCTTGTCCATCAGCATGGGTGGCCTCCCACAGGCGGGCCCGTGAAGAGCTCCGCGGTGACCGTGTGGCCGCCGTCACTCTCGTGGACCACAACCCGGTGAGCGATCACGCTGACCATGCCCAGGCCTCGGCCGTGTTCAGCGTCCTGGTCCTGACGCTCGATCTTCGGGGCGGTGCCGGCGCCTCCGTCGTCCGTGACCGACAGCGCGATTACCTGTGCTGATACGGCCAGGGCCAGATGGAAGCTGCCCGAGTCCTGGCCGCTGGCGGTGTGGAGGATCGCGTTCGCGCTCAGTTCGCTCACGATCAGTTCGGCGTCCTCGGCCAGCGGTGATCCGTGCAGGATGTCGCGGGTCCAGCGGCGGGCCCGGCTGACCTCTTCCGGGAAACCTGGGCAAGTGAGCCCCCAGACCCGGGCCGTACTCGTATACTCGTGCATACAAGTTCCTTCGTGCTGGTAGGCCGCCATGTGCAGCGGGTTCGGGCTAGACGAGTTTCACGCCGTCGTGGGCGCGGATGGCGGGTGGAGACGCCGCGTCCATCGCGTCCAGGACGCGGATGGCGTACGCCTCGTCGGCAAGCTCGGAGACTTCTTCGCGGGTGGCCCAGCGCAGTGCGCGGGTCTCGTCGCCTGTGGTGGGTGTGCCGTCGGCGGCCTGGCAGCGGAAGACCAGGGAGACGATCAGGCCCGTCATGTTCTTGTAGACGCCGGTGAGAGTCGCAGGAAGGGCGATCTTGATGCCGGTTTCTTCGAGGACTTCGCGTTGCAGGGCCTCGGGGATGGTCTCCTCGCGTTCGAGGACGCCGCCCGGGGGTTCCCATTTGCCGTTGTCGCGGCGCTGGATCAGGAGGGCCCGGCCCAGGTTGTCGACGACGACTCCGGCCACGCTCACGGAGTGCGGGCGTTCTCTGCTCACGTTCCTCGGCCCTCTCGGATGGCTAGGCTCTCCACCGTAGCAACAACACTCGCCCACACGTCTAGATACCTAAAGGAGTGCACTCGTGACCCCTGCCCTTCCCTCCGGCCAGCTCGGTGATCTCGACCCCACGAGCGATCGTGCGGTCTTCCGGCAGATCGCCGACCAGTTGCGCGAGGCCATCGACCGTGGGCGGTTCAGAGAGGGCGAGAAGCTGCCCTCCGAGGCTGAGCTTGTGGACCACTACGGGGTATCCCGGATGACCGTCCGCAACTCCTTCTCCATCCTGCAGGGGGAAGGACTCGTCCATGCCGAGCATGGCAAGGGTGTGTTCGTCCGGCCCCGCCCGCCCGTACGGCGACTCGCCTCCGACCGGTTCGCCCGCCGGCATCGGGAGCAGGGCAAGTCTGCCTTCATCGTCGAGGCGGACACGGTCGGCAGCCATCCCCAGGTCGACAGCCTTGAGGTCAAGGAAGAGAAGGCCAGTCAGGACATCTCCACGCGGCTCGGCTCGGTACGGCGTGTACTCGCCCGGCGCCGGCGGTACCTCCTCGACGGTCGGCCGGTCGAGTTCGCGACCTCCTATCTCCCCCTCGACATCGCCCGCGGTACGCAGATCGCCGAGCCGAACCCCGGGCCGGGCGGTATCTACGCCCGTCTCGAAGAACTCGGCCACCGCTTGGACCACTTCGAGGAGGAGATCCGGGCCCGGATGCCCTCGCCGGACGAGGTCAAGACGCTCCGGCTGGCCTCCGGCGTGCCCGTCATCCACCTGGTCCGCACCGCCTTCGACACCGAGGGTCGAGCCGTTGAAGTCTGTGACACGGTCATGGCGGCAGACGCATACGTCCTGTCGTACCAGCTCCCCGCGACCTGATCGCATGGGCGGCGGCGCAGTTCTGGACGGTCGGATGGTCCTCATTCTCATGGGCTGGAGTGAACCAGTGGCCAATGTTGGTCCACATGAAGCCCTCCCGCCACGCGGGCTTGTCGGCCACCCAGTCGAGGAGTGCTTGCAGGGCCTTCTCCTGCGACACCGTCTGCGTCTGGTAGTGCTCTGCGGGAACGCCGTCTCGGCACTCCAGCTGGTAGGTGTTGTTCTCGCGGACCAGCACCTGGACGTACCAGTTGCCTTCCCGGCTCTCGTCTTGCCGCTCAAGAATCAAGTGATCGCCCTGATCCAGGTCAGCGAGCATCGTGCCTATCTTCGGCTTCGAAGGGCGCTTCACCACATGGCCCTGACTGTTGGTCGCAATCAGCATGGGCAGAGCATGTCGGAGGGGTCTGACAATGGCCTGGTCCGTGAGGCTTCCCGAACTCGTACACCTCAGCATGCATACTCGTATAGACGAGTGGGCAAGTTGTGTGGCAGGGTGATCGTCGTGAGCCCGGGAGATCGGGTTCGCAGATCGCTACATGTATAGACGAGTAGATAGGGAAACTGCCTTGCGCACCATCCGTGTTGAGACCTCCGCCGCCACGATCCTCCTCACCGAGGCTCCTGAGCCCAAGGTCCGCGACCGTCAGACCGGCGAGATCGCCAAGGACGCCGTCAGTGGTGAGGCGCTGATGACGCTCGGCGTCGTCTACATCGAGGACGGCGAGTCCTCGCTGATCAAGGTCACCGTGCCGGAGGGCGGTGTCTCTGAGGGATTGAACCTCGGCGCTCCGGTCTCGCTGCCGGGGCTTTTCGCCCGGCCGTGGGAGTCCGTGTTCAACGGGCAGCAGCGTCACGGCATCGCCTACCGCGCCGCCGCCGTCACCCCGGCCGCCTTCCCGGCCGCCATGGGAGCCACCGCCTGATGGCCGACCTGACGACGCTCCTGGAGGTGGGTG
This portion of the Streptomyces canus genome encodes:
- a CDS encoding ATP-binding protein; the protein is MHEYTSTARVWGLTCPGFPEEVSRARRWTRDILHGSPLAEDAELIVSELSANAILHTASGQDSGSFHLALAVSAQVIALSVTDDGGAGTAPKIERQDQDAEHGRGLGMVSVIAHRVVVHESDGGHTVTAELFTGPPVGGHPC
- a CDS encoding NUDIX hydrolase, yielding MSVAGVVVDNLGRALLIQRRDNGKWEPPGGVLEREETIPEALQREVLEETGIKIALPATLTGVYKNMTGLIVSLVFRCQAADGTPTTGDETRALRWATREEVSELADEAYAIRVLDAMDAASPPAIRAHDGVKLV
- a CDS encoding GntR family transcriptional regulator is translated as MTPALPSGQLGDLDPTSDRAVFRQIADQLREAIDRGRFREGEKLPSEAELVDHYGVSRMTVRNSFSILQGEGLVHAEHGKGVFVRPRPPVRRLASDRFARRHREQGKSAFIVEADTVGSHPQVDSLEVKEEKASQDISTRLGSVRRVLARRRRYLLDGRPVEFATSYLPLDIARGTQIAEPNPGPGGIYARLEELGHRLDHFEEEIRARMPSPDEVKTLRLASGVPVIHLVRTAFDTEGRAVEVCDTVMAADAYVLSYQLPAT
- a CDS encoding SCO3933 family regulatory protein; its protein translation is MRTIRVETSAATILLTEAPEPKVRDRQTGEIAKDAVSGEALMTLGVVYIEDGESSLIKVTVPEGGVSEGLNLGAPVSLPGLFARPWESVFNGQQRHGIAYRAAAVTPAAFPAAMGATA